From a single Planctellipticum variicoloris genomic region:
- the holB gene encoding DNA polymerase III subunit delta' codes for MASIWDGFRGHFDQIEMFRRTVERGRLTQAYLLVGPEGIGKQLFARRLAECLLCQNRPRNQLEACGECPGCRPFLAGAHPDYLFVDREPGKRELTVGKIVGDDDQQGLCHDLALRPLPGSRKVAVVNDADTMNDVTANALLKTLEEPPDGAVLFLIASNLDSVLPTIRSRCQLVRFSPLSTDEIAGLLELQGVTATRDEAAAVAALSEGSLATARQLLDPGLRGLQLLLLDELSRLDFSGLGLAKRLQEGLDKLSSEAAEQRVFAHWLIRFTVEFYRAVLWEIGGASADAGAATKAACAWIDALPLTAEEATDLVGQLIERAAQATGHIEQNVSVSLALEGLFDELARLTRAGLPSRQALAR; via the coding sequence ATGGCTTCGATCTGGGACGGTTTTCGCGGTCATTTTGACCAGATCGAGATGTTTCGGCGGACCGTCGAGCGCGGCCGACTGACGCAGGCCTACCTGCTGGTGGGGCCTGAGGGGATCGGCAAGCAGCTTTTCGCCCGTCGGCTTGCCGAATGCCTGCTGTGCCAGAACCGTCCGCGCAACCAACTCGAAGCGTGTGGTGAATGTCCGGGCTGCCGACCGTTTCTGGCTGGCGCGCATCCGGATTATCTGTTTGTCGATCGCGAGCCCGGCAAGCGGGAGTTGACCGTCGGCAAGATTGTCGGCGACGACGATCAACAGGGGTTATGCCACGATCTTGCTCTGCGGCCGCTACCCGGCTCGCGGAAAGTCGCCGTCGTCAACGACGCCGATACGATGAACGACGTGACTGCGAACGCGCTTCTGAAGACTCTGGAAGAGCCGCCTGACGGGGCTGTGTTATTTCTGATCGCGTCCAATCTGGATTCGGTGCTGCCGACGATCCGGTCCCGCTGCCAGTTGGTGCGATTCTCGCCCTTGTCCACGGACGAAATCGCCGGGCTGCTTGAATTGCAGGGTGTGACTGCCACGCGCGACGAGGCCGCGGCGGTCGCGGCTCTCAGCGAGGGGAGTCTGGCGACCGCCCGGCAATTGCTCGACCCGGGGCTCCGGGGGCTGCAGTTGCTGCTCCTCGACGAACTGTCGCGACTCGATTTCAGCGGCCTGGGGCTGGCGAAGCGACTGCAGGAGGGGCTCGACAAGCTCAGCAGTGAAGCGGCGGAGCAGAGGGTCTTTGCGCACTGGCTGATTCGGTTCACGGTGGAGTTCTATCGGGCAGTCCTCTGGGAAATCGGCGGCGCATCGGCCGATGCCGGTGCGGCGACCAAAGCGGCCTGCGCCTGGATCGACGCACTCCCGCTGACTGCGGAAGAGGCTACGGACCTTGTCGGCCAACTGATCGAGCGCGCCGCTCAGGCGACCGGACACATTGAACAGAATGTGTCCGTGTCGCTGGCGCTGGAAGGTCTCTTCGACGAGCTGGCCCGCCTGACCCGAGCGGGCCTGCCCTCCCGACAGGCCCTGGCCCGCTGA
- a CDS encoding response regulator transcription factor, giving the protein MTTILIVEDEDALAAGLKFNFEQEGYEVLLAGDGPTALQLFQAASPPVSLVILDLMLPGMSGYETCTAIRSLDKLVPVLVLSARTLSEDKMHAFDCGTDQYITKPFALPELLNRVKNLLERHRTLLQSHETSGEQPGSAQSVAEFGNVKVNFRTFEVLVGGRRHNLTTLEMQLLRYFIEHPNEVLSRQKILEHVWDETADVTTRSIDNFVLRLRKVIEPDPAQPKHILSVRGTGYRFVPGESADGRAPKEAG; this is encoded by the coding sequence ATGACCACGATCCTGATTGTTGAAGACGAAGACGCCCTCGCCGCAGGACTGAAATTCAACTTCGAGCAGGAGGGCTACGAGGTTCTGCTGGCCGGAGATGGACCGACGGCGCTGCAGTTGTTCCAGGCGGCGTCTCCGCCGGTCAGTCTGGTCATCCTGGACCTGATGCTGCCGGGGATGAGCGGCTACGAAACGTGTACCGCCATCCGCTCGCTGGACAAGCTGGTTCCGGTGCTGGTCCTGAGCGCCCGGACTCTCAGCGAAGACAAGATGCACGCCTTCGACTGCGGGACCGACCAGTACATCACCAAGCCCTTCGCACTGCCCGAGCTGCTGAACCGGGTGAAGAATCTGCTGGAACGCCATCGGACGCTGCTGCAGTCCCATGAAACGTCCGGCGAACAGCCCGGCTCGGCGCAGTCCGTCGCGGAGTTCGGCAACGTCAAAGTCAATTTCCGGACGTTCGAAGTCCTGGTCGGCGGACGCAGGCACAATCTCACCACGCTGGAAATGCAGTTGCTCCGGTACTTTATCGAGCATCCGAACGAAGTGCTGTCGCGACAGAAGATCCTCGAGCATGTCTGGGACGAAACGGCGGACGTGACAACGCGGTCGATCGACAATTTCGTCCTGCGGCTCCGGAAGGTCATTGAGCCGGATCCCGCCCAGCCAAAGCATATTCTGTCAGTCCGGGGGACTGGATACCGCTTTGTCCCGGGGGAATCAGCAGATGGCCGCGCCCCGAAAGAGGCGGGCTGA
- a CDS encoding sensor histidine kinase, protein MVTALRTRRTLHLPITLSVVLMVLNISLMILWIVLLAQITWWSALFAGVVIFAAILAGLSFYLVLIIKEVRLNQRQANFIDSVTHELKSPIATLKLYLETLELRTLDDQQRTKFYRVMEQELERLDHLINQLLEVGRLDAIGTQADPADIDLESLLRRCAQAACVHHKCEESETIQYDLQPAILHASGLVLDTIFRNLLDNAIKYGDTPPRVEIQVRVERGRVITRIADNGEGVPPELRKRIFGLFFRAGSELTRRQKGTGLGLYIVQTLVRQLKGRITVHDRQGGQGSVFEVDLPGRKAGA, encoded by the coding sequence TTGGTCACCGCCCTTCGCACGCGCAGGACGCTGCATCTGCCGATCACGCTCAGCGTAGTGCTGATGGTCCTCAATATCTCGCTGATGATCCTCTGGATCGTCCTGCTGGCGCAGATCACGTGGTGGAGCGCCCTGTTCGCCGGGGTGGTGATCTTTGCCGCAATTCTCGCGGGGCTGTCGTTCTATCTCGTGCTGATCATCAAGGAAGTCCGGCTGAACCAGCGGCAGGCCAACTTCATCGACAGCGTCACGCACGAGCTCAAATCGCCGATCGCGACGCTCAAACTGTACCTGGAGACCCTCGAACTGCGGACCCTCGACGACCAGCAGCGGACGAAGTTCTACCGCGTGATGGAACAGGAACTCGAACGGCTCGATCACCTGATTAACCAGCTTCTCGAAGTCGGCCGGCTCGATGCCATCGGAACGCAGGCCGACCCCGCCGACATCGATCTGGAGTCCCTCCTCCGGCGCTGCGCCCAGGCGGCCTGCGTCCATCACAAGTGCGAAGAGTCTGAAACGATCCAGTACGATCTCCAGCCGGCGATCCTGCATGCCAGCGGGCTGGTGCTGGACACGATCTTCCGCAACCTGCTCGACAACGCCATCAAGTACGGCGATACGCCGCCCCGCGTCGAAATCCAGGTCCGTGTGGAGCGGGGTCGCGTGATCACACGGATTGCGGATAATGGGGAAGGCGTTCCCCCCGAACTTCGCAAGCGGATTTTCGGCCTGTTTTTTCGAGCCGGGAGCGAGCTGACCCGTCGTCAAAAGGGAACCGGGCTGGGGCTGTACATTGTCCAGACGCTGGTGCGGCAACTCAAAGGACGGATCACCGTGCATGACCGCCAGGGGGGACAGGGCAGCGTCTTTGAAGTCGATCTGCCGGGGAGGAAGGCCGGGGCATGA